A stretch of Microcoleus sp. AS-A8 DNA encodes these proteins:
- a CDS encoding ParA family protein, with product MLTIAIASQKGGVGKTCTCVNLCSGLQQQKIKVVLVDMDAQGSATYALGLVPGKQPGFDRWLEGEEVLRTDTAVPLIPGGTDTAYVKWDSPEILRKAISKLDCDLVLLDCPPSLVPATVAALVVADRVLVPVLADPLVLVGLAQVLDTLKDVNPDVPVDVLRSRHKPALNMTVEADSVLVSDNRFNLLRICIPENVAIAESAGHGQSIFEYAPKSKGASAFKALAGEVMKEWGLKKHGRK from the coding sequence ATGCTTACAATCGCGATCGCGTCCCAGAAAGGGGGCGTTGGGAAAACTTGTACCTGTGTCAATTTATGTTCAGGGTTACAACAGCAAAAAATCAAAGTAGTGCTGGTAGACATGGATGCTCAAGGCTCCGCTACCTATGCCTTGGGATTAGTACCTGGAAAACAACCGGGGTTTGACCGCTGGTTGGAAGGAGAAGAGGTTTTACGCACCGATACCGCTGTGCCCTTAATTCCTGGTGGAACGGATACTGCTTATGTAAAGTGGGATTCCCCAGAGATTTTACGCAAAGCCATTAGCAAACTAGATTGCGACCTGGTGCTGCTGGATTGTCCTCCCTCCCTCGTCCCTGCTACAGTTGCCGCACTTGTAGTAGCGGATCGAGTTCTCGTGCCAGTGTTGGCAGACCCCCTGGTACTAGTGGGGTTGGCTCAAGTACTCGACACCCTTAAAGATGTCAATCCAGACGTACCCGTTGATGTTTTGCGTAGCCGACACAAACCAGCATTGAACATGACAGTGGAAGCTGACTCGGTGCTGGTCAGTGACAACCGATTCAATCTCCTACGAATCTGCATTCCGGAAAACGTTGCGATCGCGGAATCTGCTGGACACGGGCAATCAATATTTGAATATGCTCCCAAAAGTAAAGGAGCAAGTGCATTTAAAGCATTAGCTGGTGAAGTGATGAAGGAATGGGGGTTGAAGAAACATGGCAGAAAGTAA